The nucleotide sequence CTGATCTCAATTATCTTCACGAGTGTAGTAGCTGCTCTTACTGTCGGAGGCAAAGCTCTCGGAAAATCATATGCGATCAACCACTCAACCTTTATTATTTTTCAGGTTGGGCGTTTATTATATTTTTTAGAGGAAAAATTAAGAATTAAACTGCTATCGCCTGCTAAAAGAGAGAAGAAAAGGCGTTAATGGAAAGAGAGGCATATTCCATGAACCTGGAAGATATTCAAGATCCTCATTTTTTAAAAACATATGAGACTGAACAATTAAATCAATTAGCTGATGAAATCCGCTCTTTTCTAATTGAAAAACTTTCAGTTAGAGGAGGCCATTTAGGTCCTAATTTAGGTGTAGTTGAACTGACCCTTGCTATGCACAAAGTGTTTGAAAGCCCTAAAGACAAATTTATTTGGGATGTAGGACACCAGGCATATGTTCATAAAATCCTTACAGGAAGAGCGTCGCAGTTCGATACACTTCGCCAATACAAAGGATTATGCGGATTTCCAAAAAGGATAGAAAGTGAACATGATGTTTGGGAAACAGGTCACAGCTCGACGTCACTTTCAGCTGCAATGGGAATGGCAATAGCTCGAGATTTGAAAAAAACGGATGATAAAGTGATAGCTGTAATTGGCGATGGCGCTTTAACAGGCGGAATGGCTTTGGAAGCGCTCAATCATATCGGTCATGAAAAGAAAGATTTAATCGTTATTCTTAACGACAACGAAATGTCTATCGCGCCGAATGTAGGAGCTCTTCATAACGTTCTTGGTCGTATGCGAACAGCTAGAAAATACAATAAAGCAAAAGATGAGTTAGAGTCACTTATCCGTAAGATTCCTGCATTTGGCGGGAAATTAGCTGCAACAGCAGAGCGGGTTAAAGACAGCTTAAAATATTTATTAGTATCTGGCATGTTCTTTGAAGAACTAGGATATACCTACTTAGGCCCTGTTGACGGTCATGATGTTGAAGATTTAATCGAGAATTTAAGTTACGCAAAAAAGACAAACGGTCCTGTAATCGTTCATGTACTTACGAAAAAAGGTAAGGGATATGAACCTGCAGAAAGTGATAAAAAAGACAGCTGGCACGGTGTAGGTCCGTATAAGATTGAATCGGGTGAACAAATTAAACCACAGCAGCAAGGTCCATCTTACAGTGGTGTAGTAAGCAAGACCTTGGAGAAATTATCCCATAAAGATGACAGAATCGCCGTAATTACTCCTGCAATGACGATTGGATCTAAGCTTGTGGATTATGGAAAGGTTTTTCCTGATCGCTTGTTTGATGTTGGGATTGCCGAACAGCATGCAACAACGATGGCTGCAGGACTCGCGACACAAAATATGAAGCCGGTGCTTTCCATTTATTCTACATTCTTGCAGCGCGGCTACGACCAAGTGGTTCATGACGTTGCGAGACAGAATCTGAATGTCGTTTTTACAATCGACAGATCTGGACTAGTGGGTGCAGATGGAGAAACGCATCAAGGTGTGTTTGATATCGCGTTCTTACGCCATATCCCGAACATGGTCCTAATGATGGGTAAGGACGAAAACGAGCTGCAGCATATGGTACATTCTGCCCTTCAATATGATGACGGTCCTATTGCGATTAGATTTCCTAGAGGAAACGGTTCAGGTGTTCCAATGGATGATGAGTTTGAAAATATTCCGATTGGGTCTTGGGAAGTTCTAAAAGAAGGAGACGATGTTGCGATCCTTACTTTTGGAACAACGATTCCTATGGCACTCGAAGCTTGGGAAATCCTCGCAAAATCAGGGGTGTCTGCCCGTGTGATTAACGCGCGCTTTATAAAGCCTTTAGATTCAAAAATGCTGAATGAGCTTTATGCACAGAACATGCCGATTCTTACTCTAGAAGAGGCTGTCCTTCAAGGCGGTTTTGGAAGTGCTGTTTTAGAACATGCCTCAGATAACCATGCAAATGTGATCGTGGATCGAATGGGGATACCTGATTGTTTTATTGAGCATGGAAGTGTTACAAAGCTTCTTGAAGAAATAGGAATCACGACACCTGATTTAGTAAACCGTGTTAAAGCGCTTGTTAAGAGAAAGGCAGAAAAGGGTCTTCTTACATGAAAAAAGAACGTGTAGATGTTTTGCTTGTTAACCGGGGACTTTGTGAAACAAGAGAAAAAGCAAAAAGATCTGTTATGGCAGGTCTTGTGTATTCTGGAACGAACCGGATGGATAAGCCAGGAGAAAAAATTGAACAAGATGCACCTTTGCAAGTTAAAGGTGATGTAATTCCATATGTCGGAAGAGGCGGGCTTAAGCTAGAGAAGGCGCTAAACGTTTTTTCTTTTGACGTGAAAGATAAAATTGGAATGGATATTGGAGCATCAACAGGTGGTTTTACAGATTGTGCTCTTCAAAACGGTGCATCCTTTATATATGCTATTGATGTAGGCTACAATCAGTTGGCTTGGAAGCTTAGAAATGATCCGAGGGTAGCGGTAATGGAAAGAACAAACTTTCGGTACGTGACAACTGATCAGCTTGAACATGGCGTGCCGGATTTTGCGACGATAGACGTTTCGTTTATATCGCTGCGTATCATACTTCCTGTTCTCGTTCAGTTAATGCCCGAGGGTGAAGTGATCGCATTAATTAAGCCTCAATTTGAAGCTGGCAGAGAAGAAGTAGGCAAGAAGGGAATCGTAAGAGATTCTAAAGTTCATGCTAGAGTAATCGAAGAGATTATTGATTTTGCTCGTAAAACAGGCATAAATCCCGTGGGGTTATCATTTTCACCGATAACAGGCGGAGACGGCAACATTGAGTTTTTGATGCTTGGAAAAGTGAATAACGAAGATTCTTTAACCATTACTTCTGAAAAAATTGGTGAGGTTGTTAAAGAAGCACATGATACATTAAAGAAAGAGCGGGAATAATTTCTCCGCTCTTTTTTTGTTGTTATTTAACACAAGCCAATGCTTCTGAAGTTTGCTTCAATGCTTCAAATTATGCATACCTTGCAAGAAGCTCTTCAAGGTGTGCATTTACTCGAGTACATACCATTTAGCAAAACAATAATCTTTAAGAAAGGGCTGCTTTCTAAAGGATGGTTGGGTATGGATGTTTTCCTTATTTTCTTCACTTCCAAGTTGGTTGTAGCTTAATGTTGCCAACTCCTCGAAAAATAAACTTCAATTTTTCTTCGTGCGATGTCTTGCTGCCGGAGCATTCCTTGTCCTACGGGAAGA is from Fictibacillus sp. b24 and encodes:
- a CDS encoding TlyA family RNA methyltransferase, encoding MKKERVDVLLVNRGLCETREKAKRSVMAGLVYSGTNRMDKPGEKIEQDAPLQVKGDVIPYVGRGGLKLEKALNVFSFDVKDKIGMDIGASTGGFTDCALQNGASFIYAIDVGYNQLAWKLRNDPRVAVMERTNFRYVTTDQLEHGVPDFATIDVSFISLRIILPVLVQLMPEGEVIALIKPQFEAGREEVGKKGIVRDSKVHARVIEEIIDFARKTGINPVGLSFSPITGGDGNIEFLMLGKVNNEDSLTITSEKIGEVVKEAHDTLKKERE
- the dxs gene encoding 1-deoxy-D-xylulose-5-phosphate synthase, giving the protein MNLEDIQDPHFLKTYETEQLNQLADEIRSFLIEKLSVRGGHLGPNLGVVELTLAMHKVFESPKDKFIWDVGHQAYVHKILTGRASQFDTLRQYKGLCGFPKRIESEHDVWETGHSSTSLSAAMGMAIARDLKKTDDKVIAVIGDGALTGGMALEALNHIGHEKKDLIVILNDNEMSIAPNVGALHNVLGRMRTARKYNKAKDELESLIRKIPAFGGKLAATAERVKDSLKYLLVSGMFFEELGYTYLGPVDGHDVEDLIENLSYAKKTNGPVIVHVLTKKGKGYEPAESDKKDSWHGVGPYKIESGEQIKPQQQGPSYSGVVSKTLEKLSHKDDRIAVITPAMTIGSKLVDYGKVFPDRLFDVGIAEQHATTMAAGLATQNMKPVLSIYSTFLQRGYDQVVHDVARQNLNVVFTIDRSGLVGADGETHQGVFDIAFLRHIPNMVLMMGKDENELQHMVHSALQYDDGPIAIRFPRGNGSGVPMDDEFENIPIGSWEVLKEGDDVAILTFGTTIPMALEAWEILAKSGVSARVINARFIKPLDSKMLNELYAQNMPILTLEEAVLQGGFGSAVLEHASDNHANVIVDRMGIPDCFIEHGSVTKLLEEIGITTPDLVNRVKALVKRKAEKGLLT